Genomic window (Cryptosporangium minutisporangium):
TGCCTGAGCTCGTCGATCGCCCTGCACTCGTGGGCCGCCGGGTCCTTGCCGTCGGTTCCCGCGATGGTGGCCGGCGCCGGCCTGGTGTTGGTCGCCGCCGCGCTGCTGGCCGCGCGGGAACGTCGGTTCCCGCTCATCGCCGGGGTTCTGCTGGTCGCCCAGACCGGGCTGCACTACCTCTTCGAGGCGCTGCCGCACGCGGGACATCACGCCACCGCGATCGTGCCGGTATCGCCCGCGCCCTCGCCGACCGCGATGGTGCTGGCGCACCTGGTCGCCGGGTTGTCGACCGCAGCCTGGTTGCGTGGCGGCGAGGCCGCCGTGTGGCGTCTCGGCCGTCGGATGGCGCGTGGTGTCGCGCCGTTGCGACTGCTCTGGACCCTCGTGCGGACGCTGATCGTGCCGACGACGCGTCCGGCGCTCGTCGTCGCGTTGAGCCGGGCGATCGTTCGGTCGGCACCGGGTTGGCGGCACAGCGTGATCCGGCGCGGTCCACCGGTGCTCGCGGCGCACTGAGGCCCGTTAGCAAGCCCGCGCTGCTCACCGTACGTGGTCGCTGACCCCGTTTCCCCTGTTCCAGGGTGCGACGACGTCGGCTCGGTAGGCCGCCGCGTCGCGAGTAGCACCCGGCGGAATCCGCCTGCGACCGGTCACGCCGGTTCGCCGTGACAGCCCGCCCGACCCGGACGCGCGCTTCGATGGACCGGCGAGCTGGTAGCTCGGCCAATTCCGGTGCGTCTGCGGCGTCGGACCTGGCGGACAGCGATCCGGCCGTGCCCGGCAGCCAGCCGTCGAGAGCAGCCAGGCGCGGCCGGTCAGTGCGGCGCAGCCAGGCGTGGCGAGCGGCCGGTCGATCGGTCTGCGCGCCGACAGTCGACTCGGGGCCCCACGCCGGAGCCGGTGGACGTACCGGTTCGGCAGAGCGGCGCGGCGCGTCGGGTCGGGTTCGCTCCGGTCGGTCCGGTCAGCCCCGGGACCGGCCGGGGCGGGCTCTGCCCACCGGGGTCGGCACACCCAGCAGTCCTAGATCCTCTTCGAGAAAACCCCTGAGAAAGGACCTGAAATGACGGTAACGACGGACCGGCGGCCCGCACGGCCCCGACGGCTCCTGGCGCGCACGGCAGCGGTCGTGCTCGCTGCCGGCGTCGCGGTGCTGGGCTTCGCCGGCCCGGCGTCCGCGCACGTGACGGTGAACCCGTCCGAGGCGACGCAGGGCGGCTACGCCGCGTTGACGTTCCGGGTGCCGAACGAGCGTGACGACGCCTCGACGACGAAGCTCGAGGTCGCGCTCCCGACCGACACCCCGTTCGCGTCCGTGTCGGTCAAGCCGATCCCCGGTTGGACGGTGGCGACCACGACGTCCAAGCTGGCCAAGCCGATCGAGGCCCACGGCACGCAGGTCACGGAGGCGGTCAGCCGGGTGACGTGGACGGCGACCAGCCCGGCCAACGCCATCGCGCCGCACCAGTTCCAGGAGTTCTCGATCTCGGTCGGCCCGCTGCCGGAGGCCGAGAAGATCTACTTCAAGTCGCTGCAGACGTACTCGAACGGTGAGGTCGTCCGCTGGATCGAGGAGCCGACCGGCAGCGAGGAGCCGGACAAGCCCGCTCCGGTGCTGACGCTGGTCAAGGGCGGCGACGGCCACGGCTCCGCGGACACCGAGACCAGCGAGGCGGCGTCCGCGTCCGAGTCCGACGACGACGACTCGGACGGGAACGGGCTCGCCATCGGGCTGGGCGTCGCCGGTCTGATCGCCGGTGTCGCGGGTCTGATCGCCGGTCTGCTGGCGCTGCGCCGGTCCACCGCCGACTCCTCCACGGCGAAGTCCTGACCCCACCTCCTGAGCGAGTACGCGGGGCGGCCGTCCGTCGGCCGCCCCGCGCCGCTCACTCGGGAGGCGTGACCTCCAGGACGCCGCGCATGCCGCTCTCGGCGTGGTACAGGCAAGGGAACGGGTACTCGCCGGGCTTCTCCACCGTCACCCGGAGCACCGTCGTCTGACCCCCGTTGACGTTGCCCGCGGTCGCGTTCGCCACGGTCATGTCGTGCGGCGTCACACCGACGTTCTGCAGCCGGAACTCGATCACACCGGGTGCGGCGGTCACCCGATCCGGAACGAACTTCAGCTCGTCGGTCAGGCTCACCGTGATCCGTTGGATGCCGTCCGGGCCTCGCGTCGCGGCCACCGCTGGCGACGCCGACGTCGCGGCGGCAGCGGGGGCGCCCGACCGTCCGATCCCGCCGGGGCCGCCCTCCGGTCCCCACGACGCACACCCCCCGACGGCGAGCAGGCCGACAACGAGCGCCGCCCGGAGCCTCACAGCCCCGCCTCCTCGAAGAGCCGCTGGCCGAGGTACTCGCCCCGGGTCACGCCGCCGGGCATCGCGAAGAGCGCGCCGGCCTCGTGTCGGGTGAAGCGGCTCAGCCGATCCTTGCCCGCGATCAGGTTCTGGTGCACCGGAACGAAGCCGGTCCGTGGATCGGCCTGCCAGGCCAGGAAGATCAACCCTGCCTCCACCCCGCCGCCCGGCTGCGGATCGGCGAACGAGTACCCCCGCCGCAGCATCGCCGCGCCCCGGTTGAACGCGGCGGCCGCGAGCCGCACGTGCGAGTCCGCCGGGATCAGCAGTTCGCCGTCCGGGCCCCGGCGTCCGAAGTTCGCGGGCGTCGTCTCGACTCCTCCGGACAGCGGCGCCCCGCTGGCCTTCTTCCGCCCGATGACCTGCTCCTGTGCGGTGACCGGAAGCTCCTCCCACTCGTCGAGCAGCATCCGGATCCGGCGGACGACCAGGTACGAGCCGCCGCGCATCCACCCGTCCGCGGAGACGAACACGGTCTTGCCGAACGTCGCCTCGCTGGGTTTCGGGTTCTTCGTTCCGTCCAGCTGGCCCATCAGGTTGCGGACCGTCGCGCCCTCGTTCGTGGTGACGCCGCGCCCTCGGGTGAAACCGGCGAACTGCCAGCGGGGAGTCGCCACCCCGGCGGCGAGTTGCTCCAGCGTGCGGAGCGCGGAGAACACCACGACCGGATCGTCGGCACAGACCAGCACACCGAGGTCGCCGTCGCTGCGGGCGGCGTCCAGGGATTCGCCTCCGAATGCGGGGAGTGGAGCCAGCGCCGCGGGCCGGGCGCTCGCCGGGAACACCGTCCCGAACAGGCTCGGACCGAAGCCGACGGTGACCGTGAGGGCGGCCGGGCCGCTGTCCGCGGTCATCGTGTCCGTGCGGTTCCCGGCCGGGCGGCCGGTGGTGAGCGCCTCGGCCGCGGTGGTCCAGCGTTGGAGCAGCGTCCGCAGCGCGGCGGCGTCGGCGCCGGGGACCAGGTCGAACGCGGCGATCCGGGCGTGCGCCTGACGCTGGATCGGGGTGGCGATACCGGCTTGGCGAGCGCCGTGGAACGGGACGGTTTGGCTGCCGACCGAGCCGAGCGCCACGGTGTTGGTCGGTGCGGTGGGGGTGGGTTGGTCGGGGCTCGCGGCGAGCTGCAGACCGGCCCCGGCGACGGCCCCGGCGCCCCCCGCCACGGCCAGCCCCACGGCGTGGCGCCGGCTGATTCGCGGGCCTCGGACGTGCCCCCCGGGGGCCCCGAGCGGCTCGGGGTCGTCGGACGTCTCCGAGCCGGCATCGACCGGTAGGGGCTGGTCAGCGTCCGGCTCTGGTGCATTGGTAGCCGCTGCCTCGGGGGTTGCCTCCGCGAGGTCGGTACCCACCGGGGCCAGGCGCTGTACCGAGCCTGCACCTCGTCGTCGTTGAAGTAGCAGTTGAAGGGCGAGGGCGCCGGCCAGGCCGAGCCCGACCCCGAGGCCCACCACGACGGTGAGGCGGTCCACCCCGAGGGGGAGGACCGTCGGCGCGGACGAGCGCCAGAAGACCGGTAGGTCGGGGAAGCCGGACGCGGCCGCGACGCAGACGCCGACCACCGCCGCGGCCCAGGTACCGGCGTCCCGGCCGCGGAACAGCAACCAGCTGGCCAGTCCGCCGATCGCCCAGACCGCGACCTGCGGCAGCAACGACACGAACGCGTCGGTCCTCGACGCTTCGAGCAGCACCACCCCGACGCTGTGCGCGGCGTCCGCGACCACCACCAGGAGCACCGCGACCCCCAGCGCAGTGAACGTCCTTCGCCGCCCGAAGCCCACCACCAGCGCCGGTACCACCAGCAGCACGGCTGCAGCGGCGAACCAGCCCCACGGCGACGGGCCCGGTACCCAGCTCAGCGAACCGGTCGCGGTCAGCGAGGTGCCGCCGCGGTCGAACGTGATCGTCCAGCGGCTGATCCGGTGGACCTCGTCGGGGGATCGGCTCACGACCGGCGGGAGCGTGGTCTGCATCCAGTGCGTGCGGTGGTCGTGCCAGCGGAAGACCGGCTCGTCGGAGATCTTCCGCCAGCTCGGGGCCTTCTTCGGGTCGGCGCTCGCCGGGACGGTGGTCACGCCGTAACGGTCGGTGTTCAGGTAGTACGCGGGTGAGTTCTCGTTCACGTACACGCCGTCCGGCCCCACCCGCGCGTACGGCTCGTTCTGGTACCCGCGGACGACGGTCTCGCTCTCGGCCTCCAGCTCCAGCCTGCTGCCGTTCTCCACCACGCGGAGCTCGACGCCGGGCGCACCGGAGAAGTGCTCCAGCGTGGTGCGGAAGTTCGTCGCGCCGACACCGCCGACACTGTGCGCCGACGCCGGCGTCGCCCCGGTCGCGAGCAGCGCCGCGACCAGCGCCCCGACCGCGCCGACGCGACGCAGCCACCTGCATGAACCTGCTATCACGGGAAGACAGTCGCTCGGGCGTGGTTCTGAGTTCCTTCGGGTTTCCCCGGAAAGCGAGATAGTCGTCACTGCCCGGACGGGCGCCCGCTGGTCTGCTCCCGTGAGCGATTACGGTTTGCCTCCGTGACCTCCGACTTTCCCACCGAAGTGGTGACGGTCGTCGGTATCGGTGCCGACGGCTGGGCCGGGCTCGGAGACCCGGCGCGCGACGCACTCCGCGCCGCCGAAGTGGTCTTCGGCAGCCAGCGCCAACTCGGACTGTTGCCGGCGGACGTCGCCTGCGAACGCGTCACCTGGCCGCGGCCGATGATGCCGGCGATCCCGCAGTTGCTGGCCGCCAACGCCGGCCGCCGGATCGCGGTACTGGCCAGCGGCGACCCGATGTTCTTCGGCATCGGGGGCACGCTGGTGCGCCAGCTCGGCGCGGATCGCGTGCGGGTGATCACGCACCCTTCGTCGATCTCGCTCGCGTGCGCCCGTCTCGGGTGGCCGGAGGAGAAGATCGAGATCGTCAGCCTGGTCGGCCGTCCGGTGGAGCGTCTGCACACCGCGATCCAGCCCGGGCGCCAGGTGCTGGCGCTGAGCGCGGACGGTACGACGCCGGGGCAGGTCGCTGCGCTGCTCGTCGCACGGGGCTACGGCGAGAGCCGGCTCACCGTGCTCGAACATTTGGGCTCGGCAACGGAGGCTCGCCGTACCGCGGTCGCGTCGGAGTGGGCAGGCGAGATCACCAGCGCGCTGAACGTGATCGCGATCGAGTGCGTGGCCGGCCCGGACGCAGCCCTGCTGCCCCTCATCCCCGGCCTGCCGGACGAGTCGTACGACAGCGACGGGCAGCTCACCAAGCGCGAGGTCCGCGCGATCACGCTGGCCCGGCTCGCGCCGCTCCCCGGTCAACTGCTCTGGGACGTCGGGGCGGGCGCGGGCAGCGTCGCGATCGAGTGGCTCCGGACGCATCGGTCGTGCCGCGCGGTGGCGGTCGAGCATCGTCCGGACCGGGCGGCGCGTCTGGCCGGGAACGCGGCGGCGCTCGGCGTCCCCGGGCTGATCGTCTCGGTCGGGTCGGTGCCCGGCGCGCTGGCCGCGCTCGACCCACCGGACGCGGTGTTCATCGGCGGTGCGCTGACCGTTCCCGGCGTCGTCGAAACCTGCTGGGACGCGCTGAAACCGGGTGGACGGCTGGTGGCCAACGCGGTGACGATCCAGTCGGAGGCTGCGGTCGCGAGCTGGCACGAGCAGCTCGGTGGCGACCTCACCCGCATCTCGATCAGCCGGGCGAAGCCGGTCGGCGGGTTCCTCGGGTGGAAGCCGATGATGCCGGTGACGCAGTGGGTGGTGACGAAACGATGACCGTGCACTTCATCGGCGCCGGACCGGGCGCCGCCGACCTGATCACGGTGCGGGGACAGCGGCTGATCGCGTCGTCGCCGGTATGCCTCTACGCGGGTTCGCTGGTGCCGGCCGAATTACTCGCGTCCTGTCCTTCGGGCGCGCGGCTGGTCGACACTGCCTCGCTGAACCTCGACCAGATCATCGCCGAGTGCGTGGCTGCTGATCAGGCTGGGCTGGACGTCGCCCGGCTGCACTCCGGCGACCCGTCGGTGTTCAGCGCGATGGCCGAGCAGATGCGTCGGCTGGACGCTGCCGGGGTGCCCTACGACGTGACGCCGGGGGTGCCGGCGTTCGCGGCGGCTGCCGCGTCACTGAAGCACGAGTTGACCGTGCCCGGCGTCGGGCAGACCGTGATCCTGACCCGGACGTCGGCCCGCGCGACGCCGATGCCGCCGGGGGAGGACCTGGCGACGCTCGGCGCGAGCCGGTCGACTCTCGTCCTGCACTTGGCCGTGCAGCGGATCGTTCCTGTCGTCGACGAGCTGATCCCGTCGTACGGGGCGGATTGCCCGGTCGCGGTGGTGGCACGAGCGAGCCGGGAGGACGAGGTGGTGCTGCGCGGGACGCTCGCCGACATCGCCGCGCAGGTGTCGGCCGCCGGAATCGTGCGTACGGCGGTGATCATCGTCGGTGCGGTGCTGAACGCGTCCTCGTTCTCGGATTCGCACCTGTACTCGGCCTGTCGGGAGCGTTAGGCCGTGTCCTGCGGATCTCGCTCGCAGCGAGGCCCCACCCAGGCGTCGTCCGGCAAGGCGGAGGGATGTCCGGCTGCCGCTAGCTTTTGGCAGCTGTTGTATCCGGACATCCCGGCGACGCGGCCGGACGACGCCTGGGCGGGCCGCAGCCGAGCACGGATTCGCAGGACACGGCCTAAGCCCTTCCGACTATGGTCCCGGCGCGGTCGATGACGACGACGTCCGTGGTGACCGGGGCGCCGCGGAGGACGTCGTCGGCGGTTTCCCGTGCCTTCGCCGCGACCAGGTGACCGATCGGCGGGTAGAGCTGCAGGGCTTGGAGTGCGGTGTTGGCGTGCTGTACTTCCTGGGCTGTTGCTGCGTCCGGAACCAGCGACGCGAGGAACCCGAAGTCGACCTGCGACCGCTTCGAATGCAGATCGAGATGACCGGCCGCGAGTTTGGCGAGTTTCCCGATCCCGCCGGCGATCGTCAGCCGCGGCACCGGGTGCCTCCGCAGGTACTTGAGCACCGCGCCGGCGAAGTCCCCCATGTCGAGCAGCGCGTCCTCGGGCAGGTCGTAGAGCGCCGCCGCGACCTTCTCGGACGTACTTCCGGTACAGCCGGCGACGTGCTGGTACCCGGCCGCTCGGGCGACGTCGATGCCGCGCCGGATGCTGTCGATCCACGCCGAGCAGGAGTACGGCACGACGACGCCGGTCGTACCGAGGATCGACAGGCCGCCGAGGATGCCGAGCCGCGGGTTCCACGTCTTCTTGGCGATCTCCTCGCCGTTCTCGACGCCGACCTCGATCTCGACGTCGCCCGCGCCACCGTGCTGCGCGGCGACCTGTGCGATCGCGTCCCGCATCATCTGCCGGGGGACCGGGTTGATCGCGGGCTCGCCGACCGGCAGCGGCAGGCCGGGTTTGGTGACGGTGCCGACGCCCTCGCCCGCCCGGAACGTGACGCCGGTGCCGGGCAGCCCGTGCCGCACGGTCGCCCGGATCAGGGCGCCGTGGGTCACGTCCGGGTCGTCGCCGGCGTCCTTGATCACCCCGGCCGTGGCGCTTTCCTGGGTGCGGTGTTCGGTGGCGAGTGCGAAGCTCGGCTGTTGCCCCTTCGGGAGCGTGATCTGCACCGGGTCCGGGAACTCGCCGGTGAGCAGCGCGGTGTACGCAGCGGTGGTGGCCGCGGTGGCGCAGGCACCGGTCGTCCAGCCGTACCGCAGTTCGGTCACGGTCCCAGCATGCCAACTACGCTGAGGAACTCGTGACAGGCGTCCTCATTCTCGGCGGTACCGGTGACGCTCGTCGCCTCGCGTCGCTGCTGGCGGGCTCGTACCGGGTGGTGAGTTCCCTGGCCGGGCGGGTGCGCGAGCCGCTGCTGCCGCCGGGTCTCGTCCGGGTAGGGGGCTTCGGCGGGGTTGGCGGGTTGGTGACGTACCTGCGGGAGTCGGAGATCTCCGCGGTGGTCGATGCCACGCACCCGTTCGCGGCGCAGATGACGAGGCACGCGGTCGAGGCTTGCGAACTCTCCGGGGTGCCGTTGGTCGTGCTCCAGCGCCCGGGCTGGGAGTCGGTGCCGGGGGATCGCTGGGTGCGCGTTCCTACTCTTGCGGACGCCGCTGCGGCGCTGCCGTCGCTCGGGCAGCGGGTTTTCCTCACCACCGGGGCACAGGGGTTGGGTGCGT
Coding sequences:
- a CDS encoding cobalt-precorrin-6A reductase; protein product: MTGVLILGGTGDARRLASLLAGSYRVVSSLAGRVREPLLPPGLVRVGGFGGVGGLVTYLRESEISAVVDATHPFAAQMTRHAVEACELSGVPLVVLQRPGWESVPGDRWVRVPTLADAAAALPSLGQRVFLTTGAQGLGAFAGCRSSWFLIRTVDPPSGEVPPHSEVLLARGPFTFEDELALLREHRIDVVVTKDSGGSATYPKLAAARAQGLPVVLVTRPPLPPVATVPTPEAAHRWLASALPA
- a CDS encoding cobalt-precorrin-5B (C(1))-methyltransferase — translated: MTELRYGWTTGACATAATTAAYTALLTGEFPDPVQITLPKGQQPSFALATEHRTQESATAGVIKDAGDDPDVTHGALIRATVRHGLPGTGVTFRAGEGVGTVTKPGLPLPVGEPAINPVPRQMMRDAIAQVAAQHGGAGDVEIEVGVENGEEIAKKTWNPRLGILGGLSILGTTGVVVPYSCSAWIDSIRRGIDVARAAGYQHVAGCTGSTSEKVAAALYDLPEDALLDMGDFAGAVLKYLRRHPVPRLTIAGGIGKLAKLAAGHLDLHSKRSQVDFGFLASLVPDAATAQEVQHANTALQALQLYPPIGHLVAAKARETADDVLRGAPVTTDVVVIDRAGTIVGRA
- the cbiE gene encoding precorrin-6y C5,15-methyltransferase (decarboxylating) subunit CbiE, whose translation is MTSDFPTEVVTVVGIGADGWAGLGDPARDALRAAEVVFGSQRQLGLLPADVACERVTWPRPMMPAIPQLLAANAGRRIAVLASGDPMFFGIGGTLVRQLGADRVRVITHPSSISLACARLGWPEEKIEIVSLVGRPVERLHTAIQPGRQVLALSADGTTPGQVAALLVARGYGESRLTVLEHLGSATEARRTAVASEWAGEITSALNVIAIECVAGPDAALLPLIPGLPDESYDSDGQLTKREVRAITLARLAPLPGQLLWDVGAGAGSVAIEWLRTHRSCRAVAVEHRPDRAARLAGNAAALGVPGLIVSVGSVPGALAALDPPDAVFIGGALTVPGVVETCWDALKPGGRLVANAVTIQSEAAVASWHEQLGGDLTRISISRAKPVGGFLGWKPMMPVTQWVVTKR
- a CDS encoding YcnI family protein — protein: MTVTTDRRPARPRRLLARTAAVVLAAGVAVLGFAGPASAHVTVNPSEATQGGYAALTFRVPNERDDASTTKLEVALPTDTPFASVSVKPIPGWTVATTTSKLAKPIEAHGTQVTEAVSRVTWTATSPANAIAPHQFQEFSISVGPLPEAEKIYFKSLQTYSNGEVVRWIEEPTGSEEPDKPAPVLTLVKGGDGHGSADTETSEAASASESDDDDSDGNGLAIGLGVAGLIAGVAGLIAGLLALRRSTADSSTAKS
- a CDS encoding MFS transporter; translated protein: MMSQGLAREARAGVFTLVCLSSSIALHSWAAGSLPSVPAMVAGAGLVLVAAALLAARERRFPLIAGVLLVAQTGLHYLFEALPHAGHHATAIVPVSPAPSPTAMVLAHLVAGLSTAAWLRGGEAAVWRLGRRMARGVAPLRLLWTLVRTLIVPTTRPALVVALSRAIVRSAPGWRHSVIRRGPPVLAAH
- a CDS encoding Dyp-type peroxidase, with product MIAGSCRWLRRVGAVGALVAALLATGATPASAHSVGGVGATNFRTTLEHFSGAPGVELRVVENGSRLELEAESETVVRGYQNEPYARVGPDGVYVNENSPAYYLNTDRYGVTTVPASADPKKAPSWRKISDEPVFRWHDHRTHWMQTTLPPVVSRSPDEVHRISRWTITFDRGGTSLTATGSLSWVPGPSPWGWFAAAAVLLVVPALVVGFGRRRTFTALGVAVLLVVVADAAHSVGVVLLEASRTDAFVSLLPQVAVWAIGGLASWLLFRGRDAGTWAAAVVGVCVAAASGFPDLPVFWRSSAPTVLPLGVDRLTVVVGLGVGLGLAGALALQLLLQRRRGAGSVQRLAPVGTDLAEATPEAAATNAPEPDADQPLPVDAGSETSDDPEPLGAPGGHVRGPRISRRHAVGLAVAGGAGAVAGAGLQLAASPDQPTPTAPTNTVALGSVGSQTVPFHGARQAGIATPIQRQAHARIAAFDLVPGADAAALRTLLQRWTTAAEALTTGRPAGNRTDTMTADSGPAALTVTVGFGPSLFGTVFPASARPAALAPLPAFGGESLDAARSDGDLGVLVCADDPVVVFSALRTLEQLAAGVATPRWQFAGFTRGRGVTTNEGATVRNLMGQLDGTKNPKPSEATFGKTVFVSADGWMRGGSYLVVRRIRMLLDEWEELPVTAQEQVIGRKKASGAPLSGGVETTPANFGRRGPDGELLIPADSHVRLAAAAFNRGAAMLRRGYSFADPQPGGGVEAGLIFLAWQADPRTGFVPVHQNLIAGKDRLSRFTRHEAGALFAMPGGVTRGEYLGQRLFEEAGL
- a CDS encoding cupredoxin domain-containing protein, whose product is MRLRAALVVGLLAVGGCASWGPEGGPGGIGRSGAPAAAATSASPAVAATRGPDGIQRITVSLTDELKFVPDRVTAAPGVIEFRLQNVGVTPHDMTVANATAGNVNGGQTTVLRVTVEKPGEYPFPCLYHAESGMRGVLEVTPPE
- the cobM gene encoding precorrin-4 C(11)-methyltransferase, which translates into the protein MTVHFIGAGPGAADLITVRGQRLIASSPVCLYAGSLVPAELLASCPSGARLVDTASLNLDQIIAECVAADQAGLDVARLHSGDPSVFSAMAEQMRRLDAAGVPYDVTPGVPAFAAAAASLKHELTVPGVGQTVILTRTSARATPMPPGEDLATLGASRSTLVLHLAVQRIVPVVDELIPSYGADCPVAVVARASREDEVVLRGTLADIAAQVSAAGIVRTAVIIVGAVLNASSFSDSHLYSACRER